A genome region from Geodermatophilus bullaregiensis includes the following:
- a CDS encoding non-heme iron oxygenase ferredoxin subunit, protein MAFERVCGLSEVPEDGALRVELADVDVAVVRFEGGVYAIQDVCSHAEVPLSEGDVEEFGGAPTIECWLHGSCFDLRTGEPTNLPATEPVDVYPVRVDGEDVYVDTHADGTRPLTSADDRAAN, encoded by the coding sequence ATGGCCTTCGAGCGGGTCTGCGGGCTCTCGGAGGTGCCGGAGGACGGCGCGCTGCGGGTCGAGCTGGCCGACGTCGACGTGGCCGTCGTCCGGTTCGAGGGCGGCGTCTACGCGATCCAGGACGTCTGCTCGCACGCCGAGGTCCCGCTGTCCGAGGGCGACGTCGAGGAGTTCGGCGGCGCCCCCACCATCGAGTGCTGGCTGCACGGGTCGTGCTTCGACCTGCGCACCGGCGAGCCCACCAACCTGCCGGCCACCGAGCCGGTCGACGTCTACCCGGTCCGCGTGGACGGGGAGGACGTGTACGTCGACACGCACGCCGACGGCACGCGCCCCCTGACCTCCGCCGACGACCGGGCCGCGAACTGA
- a CDS encoding metal-sulfur cluster assembly factor → MSESTENATPATDGAPGDLPAYKSALLEDVEEAMRDVVDPELGVNVVDLGLVYGIDVDDDNVAILDMTLTSAACPLTDVIEDQARTALTGGPGPGLVDDIRINWVWMPPWGPDKITDDGREQLRALGFRV, encoded by the coding sequence ATGAGCGAGAGCACCGAGAACGCCACCCCGGCCACCGACGGCGCGCCGGGCGACCTGCCGGCCTACAAGTCGGCCCTGCTCGAGGACGTCGAGGAGGCCATGCGCGACGTGGTCGACCCCGAGCTCGGCGTCAACGTCGTCGACCTGGGCCTCGTCTACGGCATCGACGTCGACGACGACAACGTCGCGATCCTGGACATGACGCTCACCTCGGCGGCCTGCCCGCTGACCGACGTCATCGAGGACCAGGCGCGCACCGCCCTGACCGGCGGCCCCGGCCCCGGCCTGGTCGACGACATCCGGATCAACTGGGTCTGGATGCCGCCGTGGGGCCCCGACAAGATCACCGACGACGGTCGCGAGCAGCTGCGCGCGCTCGGCTTCCGCGTCTGA
- the sufC gene encoding Fe-S cluster assembly ATPase SufC, with product MSVLEIRDLHVTVGEGDDAKEILKGVDLTVRSGETHAIMGPNGSGKSTLAYSIAGHPKYTITGGTVTLDGEDVLAMSVDERARAGLFLAMQYPVEVPGVSVSNFLRTAATAIKGEAPKLRTWVKDVRTEMAGLEMDPAFAERNVNEGFSGGEKKRHEILQMRLLKPRIAILDETDSGLDVDALRVVSEGVNRTREEGDVGVLLITHYTRILRYITPDFVHVFVNGRVVDEGGQELADKLEDEGYAAYVKGSPEVASA from the coding sequence GTGTCCGTGCTGGAGATCCGCGATCTGCACGTCACCGTGGGCGAGGGGGACGACGCCAAGGAGATCCTCAAGGGCGTCGACCTGACCGTCCGCTCCGGTGAGACCCACGCGATCATGGGCCCGAACGGGTCGGGCAAGTCGACCCTGGCCTACTCGATCGCCGGGCACCCGAAGTACACGATCACCGGCGGCACGGTGACCCTCGACGGCGAGGACGTCCTCGCCATGAGCGTCGACGAGCGCGCCCGCGCCGGCCTGTTCCTCGCCATGCAGTACCCGGTCGAGGTCCCCGGCGTCTCGGTGTCGAACTTCCTGCGCACCGCGGCCACCGCGATCAAGGGCGAGGCGCCGAAGCTGCGCACCTGGGTCAAGGACGTCAGGACCGAGATGGCCGGCCTGGAGATGGACCCGGCGTTCGCCGAGCGCAACGTCAACGAGGGCTTCTCCGGCGGTGAGAAGAAGCGCCACGAGATCCTGCAGATGCGGCTGCTCAAGCCGCGCATCGCGATCCTCGACGAGACCGACTCCGGCCTCGACGTCGACGCCCTGCGGGTCGTCTCCGAGGGCGTCAACCGCACCCGCGAGGAGGGTGACGTCGGCGTCCTGCTGATCACCCACTACACGCGGATCCTGCGCTACATCACGCCCGACTTCGTGCACGTCTTCGTCAACGGCAGGGTCGTCGACGAGGGCGGCCAGGAGCTGGCCGACAAGCTCGAGGACGAGGGCTACGCCGCTTACGTCAAGGGCTCTCCGGAGGTCGCATCCGCATGA
- the sufU gene encoding Fe-S cluster assembly sulfur transfer protein SufU → MQLQSMYQEIILDHYRNPHGRGLREPFEAEVHHVNPTCGDEVTLRVHLDGETIADVSYEGMGCSISQASVSAMYDLVVGKSVTDALGTGDHFMTLMQSKGDASVAEELEDELEDAVAFAGVSKYPARIKCALMSWMALKDASARAMAATPVPVAHPATPTGGQA, encoded by the coding sequence ATGCAGCTGCAGTCGATGTACCAGGAGATCATCCTGGACCACTACCGCAACCCCCACGGCCGCGGGCTGCGCGAGCCGTTCGAGGCCGAGGTGCACCACGTCAACCCCACGTGCGGTGACGAGGTCACCCTGCGGGTGCACCTGGACGGCGAGACGATCGCCGACGTCTCCTACGAGGGCATGGGCTGCTCGATCAGCCAGGCGTCGGTGTCGGCGATGTACGACCTGGTCGTCGGGAAGTCGGTGACCGACGCGCTGGGCACCGGCGACCACTTCATGACGCTGATGCAGAGCAAGGGCGACGCGTCCGTGGCGGAGGAGCTCGAGGACGAGCTCGAGGACGCCGTGGCGTTCGCCGGGGTGTCGAAGTACCCGGCGCGCATCAAGTGCGCGCTGATGAGCTGGATGGCCCTCAAGGACGCATCCGCCCGCGCGATGGCGGCCACCCCCGTGCCGGTCGCCCATCCCGCCACCCCAACAGGAGGACAGGCATGA
- a CDS encoding cysteine desulfurase, whose protein sequence is MTQTVSRPGTGAQRAPLPLDVEAIRADFPILTRTVRDGKRLVYLDSGATSQKPRSVLDAERDFYENHNAAPHRGAHQLAEEATGLYEAARARIADFIGGAVEEVVFTRNTTDAINTVAYALSNAATAKEPSFRRYAVGQGDEIVVTQMEHHANLVPWQQLCERTGATLRWLGLTDDGRLDLSDLATVVNERTRLVAVTQQSNILGTINPLEPIVARAREVGALVLVDGAQSVPHQPVDVATLGADFLVFSGHKMLGPTGVGVLWGRYEVLDALPPFLTGGSMIEVVRMEGSTFMPPPQRFEAGVPMTAQVVGLGAAVEYLQALGMDRVQAHEEALTGYALEQLQAIPGVTVIGPPDTVARGGAVSFTVEGIHPHDVGQVLDDLGVAVRVGHHCAWPVVRRYGVPATTRATFYVHTGYDDVDALVEGVRAAQRFFGVTPEEATA, encoded by the coding sequence ATGACCCAGACCGTCTCGCGTCCCGGTACCGGGGCGCAGAGGGCCCCGCTGCCGCTGGACGTCGAGGCGATCCGGGCGGACTTCCCGATCCTGACGCGCACCGTGCGCGACGGGAAGCGGCTGGTCTACCTCGACTCCGGCGCCACCTCGCAGAAGCCGCGCAGCGTCCTCGACGCCGAGCGCGACTTCTACGAGAACCACAACGCCGCTCCGCACCGCGGTGCCCACCAGCTCGCCGAGGAGGCCACCGGCCTCTACGAGGCGGCCCGGGCGCGGATCGCGGACTTCATCGGCGGCGCCGTCGAGGAGGTGGTGTTCACCCGCAACACCACCGACGCGATCAACACCGTCGCCTACGCGCTGTCCAACGCCGCGACGGCGAAGGAGCCGTCCTTCCGCCGGTACGCCGTCGGCCAGGGCGACGAGATCGTCGTGACCCAGATGGAGCACCACGCCAACCTGGTGCCCTGGCAGCAGCTGTGCGAGCGCACCGGCGCCACGCTGCGCTGGCTGGGGCTCACCGACGACGGCCGCCTCGACCTCTCCGACCTGGCCACCGTGGTCAACGAGCGGACCAGGCTGGTCGCGGTCACCCAGCAGTCGAACATCCTCGGCACCATCAACCCGCTGGAGCCGATCGTGGCCCGCGCGCGCGAGGTCGGGGCGCTGGTGCTGGTCGACGGCGCCCAGTCGGTGCCGCACCAGCCGGTCGACGTCGCCACCCTCGGCGCGGACTTCCTGGTGTTCTCCGGGCACAAGATGCTCGGGCCCACCGGCGTCGGCGTGCTCTGGGGCCGCTACGAGGTCCTCGACGCGCTGCCGCCGTTCCTCACCGGTGGCTCGATGATCGAGGTCGTGCGGATGGAGGGCAGCACCTTCATGCCGCCGCCGCAGCGCTTCGAGGCCGGCGTGCCGATGACCGCCCAGGTGGTCGGGCTCGGTGCTGCCGTCGAGTACCTGCAGGCCCTGGGGATGGACCGGGTGCAGGCGCACGAGGAGGCGCTGACCGGCTACGCCCTCGAGCAGCTGCAGGCGATCCCGGGCGTCACCGTCATCGGCCCGCCGGACACCGTCGCGCGCGGGGGAGCGGTGTCGTTCACCGTTGAGGGCATCCACCCGCACGACGTCGGCCAGGTCCTCGACGACCTCGGCGTCGCCGTGCGCGTGGGGCACCACTGCGCCTGGCCGGTGGTCCGGCGCTACGGCGTCCCGGCGACCACGCGCGCCACGTTCTACGTGCACACCGGCTACGACGACGTCGACGCGCTGGTGGAAGGTGTGCGGGCCGCGCAGCGTTTCTTCGGAGTGACGCCGGAGGAGGCAACCGCCTGA